A DNA window from Cutaneotrichosporon cavernicola HIS019 DNA, chromosome: 2 contains the following coding sequences:
- a CDS encoding uncharacterized protein (Phenazine biosynthesis-like protein) — protein MTTPLPFYTVNAFAPTPRAGNQAAVVIFPAGDPRAVDDEYYRALSADFNLAETAFLVPKDTEAKVPRYGLRWFTPEVEVPLCGHATLAAATVLFHLHPNADEVKFETRWRGSLTARALERGKATRVAISLPLPTELGPATESQKADARAALKSSSGVEEVVRVAHFEFGAIVEVPSSVDIEALEVDTAKLLPAYPELFIITQVSGSSGSGAVINSRVFAPGLGIPEDPVTGAAHAALTAYYLGDGTGKPSIKAAKEGATELDARQLSKRGGAMTCELVDGRAQLTGLGWRTAKGELEVLP, from the exons ATGACAACTCCTCTCCCGTTCTACACCGTAAACGCCTTCGCGCCCACCCCTCGCGCCGGGAACCAGGCCGCAGTCGTCATCTTCCCAGCGGGCGACCCGCGCGCGGTCGATGACGAGTACTACCGCGCCCTCAGTGCCGACTTCAACCTGGCCGAGACGGCGTTCCTTGTTCCCAAGGATACAGAGGCTAAAGTACCGCGCTACGGTCTGAGGTGGTTCACTCCCGAAGTC GAAGTGCCGCTCTGCGGACACGCGACCCTAGCGGCGGCCACTGTGCTCTTCCACTTGCACCCCAACGCTGATGAGGTGAAATTCGAGACGCGCTGGCGTGGGAGCCTCACCGCGCGCGCACTTGAGCGCGGTAaggcgacgagggtggccatctccctccctcttcccacTGAACTTGGTCCGGCAACTGAGAGCCAGAAAGCGGATGCACGGGCCGCCCTGAAGTCGTCTTCGGGGGTAGAGGAGGTAGTGCGCGTCGCCCACTTTGAGTTCGGCGCTATTGTCGAGGTACCCTCGTCCGTCGACATCGaagcgctcgaggtcgacacgGCCAAGCTT CTCCCGGCTTACCCCGAGCTCTTCATTATCACCCAGGTGTCTGGATCCTCGGGAAGCGGTGCAGTGATCAACTCGCGCGTCTTTGCCCCAGGTCTCGGTATTCCCGAGGATCCCGTTACGGGGGCTGCTCATGCGGCTCTGACCGCGTACTACCTCGGCGATGGAACTGGGAAGCCTTCCAtcaaggctgccaaggAGGGCGCGACCGAGCTGGACGCCCGGCAGCTGAGCAAGCGTGGTGGAGCTATGACTTGCGAGCTTGTGGATGGGAGAGCGCAGCTCACGGGCCTGGGGTGGCGGAcggccaagggcgagctggaggtTCTGCCGTAG
- a CDS encoding uncharacterized protein (Endothelin-converting enzyme 1) has protein sequence MAEPRPSTDQEEDAPLLEREDGDERENSNSGVSVLDPTQLNNREKVLAILVLVLVAIAGTFIGLFASTEVALKKERAHSPTVTTTVTRDLPAPTGKPPKPVCTTPECVTAAAEIIRSIDVSADPCDDFYAFANGGWLEANSIPADRGIYGQFHSVADRNKKTLLKIIDSIHLEGAGFDAETDNLRKLKDTYTSCIDVDKLNERGAEPLLPLVKEVVGAMGSFDVNPMPDSESLVDEAFWAGSYTPDYEVPEWLRATALTRKDIAHHLRNAGKVEVAAQPAALEFDETVVEPDRKQKITKALAFLHARGVDALLNFIIEGDAGGDNSQIQSLYFYQSFGGLPSKQYYKEKPILDLYQSVISGVLKSVAEESLASNDKRDLLKDILQEAAEEGWPWPWPGGDKDDPVKTEPLDKRMDKLAAKVVNFERKIAMAGADPEYLFNPSFSYNPYTAKDVQRALPFLDLGAYLSAMAPRKFPSKIVVSHPPYLKKIAKLVEEVPDHVLSAYFVSKLAMTYGGALGPKTEIRKQVKTLSNVLSGVKPGTEENRQDICLSAVDGIVGFIAGREFVQAAFSPEAKADGEHIINSIIQAFYDKLPRIMWMDEKSAMAAQKKARAIIPKVGYPLSPNTTDPNSIRNWYQNVPIVADDYFGNVLGSEIMDNRRAWLTLGRERNRNTWEMYPQTVNAYYSPPDGEIVFPAGILQPPFYSYDWPSHLKYGAFGAVAAHELTHAFDNSGAQYDEQGRLRDWWTNKTIKAFEERAQCVSRQYSKYFVLDDNENKVYVNGNLTNGEDIADSGLAQAYAAWKADSKHPEQLPGLDYTPEQLFFIAFGRIWATLTRPATAVARVRTDPHSPPYWRVIGTLRDNDAFHKAFNCKPGSPMNPPKSEQCSLW, from the exons ATGGCAGAGCCGCGGCCATCTACCGACCAGG AAGAGGACGcgcccctcctcgagcgtgaggacggcgacgagcgcgagaacaGCAACAGCGGTGTGAGCGTGCTAGACCCGACTCAACTCAACAACCGGGAGAAGGTCCTCGCGatccttgtcctcgtcctcgttgcCATTGCAGGCACCTTCATCGGCCTCTTTGCCAGCACCGAAgtcgcgctcaagaaggagcgTGCCCACTCTCCAAccgtcaccaccaccgtTACCCGAGACCTCCCCGCGCCGACTGGCAAGCCACCCAAGCCTGTGTGCACCACGCCCGAGTGTGTGACAGCTGCAGCGGAAATTATTCGGTCCATTGACGTGTCGGCCGACCCCTGCGACGACTTCTACGCTTTCGCCAATGGTGGCTGGCTTGAGGCGAACAGCATTCCAGCCGACCGTGGGATCTACGGACAGTTCCACTCCGTGGCTGACCGCAACAAGAAGACGCTCCTCAAGATTATCGACTCCATTCACCTTGAGGGCGCGGGATTCGACGCCGAAACTGACAACCtccgcaagctcaaggacacGTACACCTCCTGCATTGACGTCGACAAGCTTaacgagcgcggcgcggagccactcctcccactcgtcaaggaggttGTCGGTGCCATGGGTTCCTTCGACGTGAACCCCATGCCCGATTCCGAGTCGCTTGTCGATGAGGCCTTCTGGGCCGGCTCCTACACGCCCGACTACGAAGTGCCCGAGTGGCTGCGTGCGACGGCCTTAACGCGCAAGGATATTGCCCACCACCTCCGCAATGCTGGTAAGGTTGAGGTGGCGGCTCAGCCCGCCGCACTCGAGTTCGACGAGACCGTGGTCGAGCCTGATCGCAAGCAGAAGATAACCAAGGCACTTGCTTTCCTGCACGCCCGCGGGgtcgacgccctcctcaactTCATCATCGAGGGTGACGCAGGAGGCGACAACTCGCAGATCCAGTCGCTGTATTTCTACCAGTCGTTCGGTGGCCTTCCGTCGAAACAATACTACAAGGAGAAGCCCATCCTTGACCTGTACCAGTCTGTCATCTCCGGCGTGCTCAAGAGCGTCGCTGAGGAGTCGCTCGCAAGCAACGACAAGCGCGACCTCCTTAAAGACATCCTCCAGGAGGCTGCTGAGGAGGGCTGGCCTTGGCCGTGGCCGGGAggcgacaaggacgaccCGGTCAAAACTGAGCCCCTCGACAAGCGCATGGACAagctcgcggccaaggtcgtcaaCTTCGAGCGCAAGATTGCCATGGCTGGCGCAGACCCCGAGTACCTCTTCAACCCGAGCTTCTCGTACAACCCGTATACCGCCAAGGACGTCCAGAGGGCTCTTCCCTTCCTAGACCTTGGCGCGTATCTCTCGGCGATGGCCCCCCGCAAGTTCCCGTCTAAGATTGTCGTCTCGCACCCACCGTACCTCAAGAAGATCGCCAAGCTGGTTGAGGAAGTACCGGACCACGTCCTGAGCGCCTACTTTGTGTCCAAGCTAGCGATGACGTACGGAGGAGCCCTTGGCCCGAAGACGGAGATCCGCAAGCAGGTTAAGACGCTCAGCAACGTCCTCTCTGGCGTCAAACCCGGCACTGAGGAGAACCGGCAGGACATCTGCCTAAGCGCTGTTGACGGAATCGTTGGCTTCATTGCTGGACGCGAGTTTGTTCAGGCCGCCTTCTCTCCCGAagccaaggccgacggcgagcacATCATCAACTCGATTATACAGGCGTTCTATGACAAGCTTCCGCGCATCATGTGGATGGACGAGAAGTCAGCGATGGCGGcccagaagaaggccaGGGCTATCATTCCTAAGGTCGGCTACCCCCTCAGCCCAAACACGACCGACCCCAACTCGATCCGCAACTGGTACCAGAACGTACCGAttgtcgccgacgactACTTCGGCAACGTGCTCGGTAGCGAGATCATGGACAACCGCCGCGCATggctcaccctcggccgGGAGCGCAACCGCAACACGTGGGAGATGTACCCACAGACCGTGAACGCGTATTACTCGCCTCCTGACGGCGAGATTGTCTTCCCAGCGGGCATCCTCCAGCCGCCCTTCTACTCGTACGACTGGCCCTCGCACCTCAAGTACGGCGCGTTCGGCGCGGTGGCAGCACATGAGCTCACACACGCATTCGACAACTCTGGCGCACAGTACGACGAGCAGGGGCGTCTGCGTGACTGGTGGACGAACAAGACTATCAAGGCATttgaggagcgcgcgcagTGCGTCTCGCGTCAGTACTCGAAGTACTTTGTCCTTGACGACAACGAGAACAAAGTGTATGTCAACGGTAACCTCACGAACGGCGAGGACATTGCCGATTCGGGCCTCGCACAGGCGTATGCCGCGTGGAAAGCCGACTCGAAGCATCCCGAGCAGCTTCCCGGCCTGGACTACACACCCGAGCAGCTGTTCTTCATCGCGTTCGGGCGTATCTGGGCCACCCTCACGCGCCCCGCAACGGCCGTTGCGCGCGTGCGTACCGATccccactcgccgccgtACTGGCGCGTGATTGGGACGCTTCGGGACAACGACGCATTCCACAAGGCGTTCAACTGCAAGCCGGGCTCGCCGATGAACCCGCCCAAGAGCGAGCAGTGCTCGCTGTGGTAG
- a CDS encoding uncharacterized protein (Involved in the early part of the secretory pathway), with protein sequence MSALFNFQSLLLVLLLLICTCTYVRGAAPSIVDREREGFLGLFWKCARIGERLSPYVSLACVIMAVMIMLGK encoded by the exons ATG tcCGCGCTGTTCAACTTCCAGTcgctgctcctcgtcctgctcctcctcatctgcACGTGCACCTACGtccgcggcgcggcgccaaGTATCGTCGACCGCGAAAGAGAAGG cttcctcggcctgtTCTGGAAGTGCGCGCGGATAGGCGAGCGCCTGTCGCCGTACGTCTCGCTCGCGTGTGTCATCATGGCTGTCATGATCATGTTGGGGAAGTAG
- the APE2 gene encoding uncharacterized protein (ERAP1-like C-terminal domain), with protein MLYPTSRLLSLNSRLILKSSSRIVSSVIPRAGTLRALSTLPARPTAPAPRTLSARRTACFCCSLSAPMSDGISGGAAASTGNSTDYRLPTNVAPTHYEVAILTDLAHDAFAGEALIHLDVTEDTSDIVFNIHPDLKVTHVAVGTTEAKSSAAVNIATSNLSIDEDQERGTLSLKDLPGGSVKAGSKVRLFMRWEAELGDNMVGYYRSEAEADDNGKKQTYALTQFEPTACRRTFPSWDEPLLKAKFTLSMIAREKETVLANMPVASTKPWKPASNVTAELVLNDNYELGSLLARSYAQGKTEGKTEGKTGGKTEGKTEGKTEGKTEGKTEGKTEGKTEGKTEGAAASKMEGKTEGKTEGKTEGKTEGKTEGKTEGKTEGKTEGKTEASASSGNWTITKFETTPLVSTYLVAFACGEFASLESEHKSKLTGQTVPLKIYATPNVIKQAQFGLDIKKWALPVYEEIFDIAYPLPKLDTLVAHDFDAGAMENWGLITGRTTAYLYDPEKSSLSAKKRVATVQCHELAHMWFGDIVTMKWWDNLWLNEAFATLMGELVIPDRIWPEWKVRAEFLNSHLNSALALDSQRSSHPIEVECPDANKINQIFDSISYSKGASVLRMCMSVVGEEKFLKGVSIYLKKHLYGNAETKDLWAGISEASGLDVAKIMANWTLKIGFPVLTVEEQGDGKIKVTQNRFLSTGDVKPEEDETIWWTPLEIKTFKDGKAEIDHSAVLDARSGTYNLKNSDEFKLNGDTVGVYRVNYSPERLSKLGKQAANFSVEDRVGLISDAATLARAGYGKTSGSLNLINELVAFETENLPLAQIGGALGKISQAWWEQPEDVRQAIKALRRKVFKPVVQRLGYEDGADDSPDTKELRALAVGTCAVAEDAEVLAELRSRFEPFLQNNDDSKIPADLQRAIFESAVRNGGEAEYNKIRAVYDKPPNPSTQVDAMWALCAAKDKALLDRTFAMLGDGSIKLQNIYIFYAALASNPETRHRVASFFMDNFKSLDDKFNASFGLSHLIKFSLQYLTTKEDLAKIQAFFKDKDTRRFKLTIEQVYDSIQASINWLERDQEDVNQWLKSNKFL; from the exons ATGCTCTATCCCACCTCGAGACTTTTATCATTAAACTCGAGGTTAATACTCAAGTCATCCTCTCGCATCGTATCGTCTGTTATCCCTCGCGCAGGCACTCTT CGCGCTCTCTCCACTCTCCCCGCGCGCCCAACTGCGCCCGCCCCTCGTACTCTCTCCGCACGCCGCACCGCGTGCTTCTGCTGCTCCCTCTCCGCCCCCATGTCCGACGGCATCTCCGGTGGCGctgccgcctcgaccgGCAACTCGACCGACTACCGCCTCCCCACCAATGTCGCGCCGACGCACTATGAGGTCGCGATCCTGACGGACCTGGCCCACGACGCCTTCGCCGGCGAGGccctcatccacctcgacgtcaCTGAGGACACCTCGGACATTGTGTTCAACATCCACCCCGACCTCAAGGTCACGCACGTGGCTGTCGGTACGACTGAGGCCAagtcgtcggccgccgTGAACATCGCCACCTCGAACCTTtccatcgacgaggaccagGAGCGCGGCACCCTGTCCCTCAAGGACCTGCCTGGCGGTAGTGTCAAGGCCGGTTCCAAGGTGCGCCTCTTCATGCGCtgggaggccgagctcggcgacaaCATGGTCGGATACTACCGCtcggaggccgaggccgacgacaacgGGAAGAAGCAGAC ataCGCGCTTACCCAGTTCGAGCCGACTGCGTGCCGCCGCACGTTCCCGTCGTGGGACGAGCCGCtgctcaaggccaagttTACGCTTAGCATGAtcgcgcgcgagaaggagaccGTGCTCGCCAACATGCCTGTTGCTTCGACCAAGCCGTGGAAGCCCGCGTCCAACGTCACCGCTGAGCTGGTGCTCAACGACAACTACGAGCTCGgctcgctcctcgcccgctcGTACGCCCAGGGCAAGACGGAGGGCAAGACTGAGGGCAAGACTGGGGGCAAGACTGAGGGCAAGACTGAGGGCAAGACTGAGGGCAAGACTGAGGGCAAGACTGAGGGCAAGACTGAGGGCAAGACGGAGGGCAAGACGGAgggcgccgccgcttcgAAGATGGAGGGCAAGACAGAAGGCAAGACTGAAGGCAAGACTGAGGGCAAGACGGAGGGCAAGACTGAGGGCAAGACCGAGGGCAAGACCGAGGGCAAGACCGAGGGCAAGACTgaggcctcggcgtcgtctgGCAACTGGACCATCACCAAGTTCGAGACCACGCCCCTCGTCTCGACCTACCTCGTCGCGTTCGCGTGCGGCGAGTTTGCTTcgctcgagagcgagcaCAAGTCGAAGCTCACCGGCCAAACTGTCCCACTCAAGATCTATGCCACTCCCAACGTCATCAAGCAGGCGCAGTTCGGCCTTGACATCAAGAAATGGGCCCTTCCCGTCTACGAGGAGATCTTCGACATCGCCTACCCCCtccccaagctcgacaCCCTCGTTGCGCACGACTTCGACGCCGGTGCGATGGAGAACTGGGGCCTCATCACTGGCCGTACCACCGCGTACCTCTACGACCCGGAGAAGTCGTCGCTGTCTGCCAAGAAGCGCGTGGCTACTGTCCAGTgccacgagctcgcccaCATGTGGTTCGGCGACATTGTCACCATGAAGTGGTGGGACAACTTGTGGCTCAACGAGGCGTTCGCGACGCTAATGGGCGAGTTGGTCATCCCCGACCGCATCTGGCCCGAGTGGAAGGTCCGCGCCGAGTTCCTCAACTCGCACTTGAACTCTGCACTTGCTCTCGACTCGCAGCGCTCTTCGCACCCCATTGAGGTCGAGTGCCCAGACGCCAACAAGATCAACCAGATCTTCGACTCGATCTCGTACTCGAAGGGTGCCTCGGTCCTGCGCATGTGCATGAGCGTCGTCGGTGAGGAGAAGTTCCTCAAGGGTGTCTCGATCTACCTCAAGAAGCACCTCTACGGCAACgccgagaccaaggacCTCTGGGCCGGCATCTCTGAGGCGTCGGGCCTCGATGTCGCCAAGATTATGGCCAACTGGACTCTGAAGATCGGCTTCCCCGTCCTCActgtcgaggagcagggCGACGGCAAGATCAAGGTCACCCAGAACCGCTTCCTCTCGACCGGCGacgtcaagcccgaggaggacgagaccATCTGGTGGACTCCTCTCGAGATCAAGAcgttcaaggacggcaaggccgagatcgaccaCTCGGctgtcctcgacgcgcgctCGGGCACCTACAACCTCAAGAACTCGGACGAGTTCAAGCTCAACGGCGACACTGTCGGTGTATACCGCGTCAACTACTCGCCAGAGCGCCtctccaagctcggcaagcAGGCCGCCAACTTCTCCGTCGAGGACCGTGTGGGCCTTATCTCGGACGCCGCCACTCTGGCCCGCGCTGGTTACGGCAAGACGTCGGGCTcgctcaacctcatcaACGAGCTCGTTGCGTTTGAGACCGAGAacctccccctcgcccAGATTGGAGGTGCTCTTGGCAAGATCAGCCAGGCCTGGTGGGAGCAGCCGGAGGACGTGCGGCAGGCCATCAAGGCGCTCCGCAGGAAGGTGTTCAAGCCTGTTGTCCAGCGTCTCGGCTATGAGGACGGCGCAGACGACTCGCCTGACACCAAGGAGTTGCGCGCTCTCGCTGTCGGCACGTGCGCggttgccgaggacgccgaggtgctcgccgagcttcGGTCGCGCTTCGAGCCCTTCTTGCAGAACAACGACGACTCGAAGATCCCCGCGGACCTCCAAAGGGCCATCTTTGAGAGCGCTGTTCGCaatggcggcgaggccgagtacAACAAGATCCGCGCCGTGTACGACAAgccgcccaacccctcgACTCAGGTCGACGCCATGTGGGCCCTGTgcgcggccaaggacaaggcTCTCCTTGACCGTACCTTCGCCATGCTCGGCGATGGCTCGATCAAGCTGCAGAACATCTACATCTTCTACGCCGCGCTTGCATCGAACCCCGAAACACGCCACCGTGTCGCCAGCTTCTTCATGGACAACTTCAAGTCG ctcgacgacaagtTCAACGCCTCGTTCGGCCTATCGCACCTGATCAAGTTCTCGCTCCAGTACCTCACGACTAAGGAGGATCTTGCCAAGATCCAGGCGTTcttcaaggacaaggacacgCGTCGCTTCAAGCTCACCATCGAACAGGTGTACGATTCTATCCAGGCAAGCATCAActggctcgagcgcgaccagGAGGATGTCAACCAG TGGCTCAAGTCGAACAAGTTCCTGTAA
- the rad17 gene encoding uncharacterized protein (Rad17 cell cycle checkpoint protein) — MGSLTSFQPTLNFPKLSESVPARVAPRKEEDARRMPPPPLPKTRSTPLLRDNGKTKRDEAMDEDVIELIDSDDDDPRKRSLESEDKRKPEAMWSELYKPVLQSELAPGKARVESVRDWLYQAIHGMPEAAALKGDRPSQMLRDRVRKYRRILLVTGPAGIGKTTTVQLLARSLGVDLVEWTDSVDERGLGGYDVESSLNKLTSFLSRNSYAPLPTSEHSRPSRPRVLLMTSLPNLSHYPTREGFHTALLQFCKSFTSTTCPLVIVYSDAGAGGRAEESWRERDRGGLESAADLVGREVMGTAWCSEIEFLPLAPTFLKKAISRVLDLAIEDPSQRPEPAAVQLIGLTCNGDLRSAINSLQLLCTGRTLQTLKKRKTGKQEKRGRATGKGSRGGRGAKVDVSEEIRAALDSVTRQEQSLNLFHALGKVLYNKRVGDPNWEKEDEEAKQAVENLRPPDPLPDHLFEFERRASMVQMNAFVPTIPVDASTFALWIHQNVPNFCTEIEELSAILDDFCVADLMRTEDDIWQSSPQAISYALQMTVRGTLMGLPSPVPRSNQKVTKPQFFETFRNERDNGKRVDEAAAHMAKKIVASSTAVADGILDPEQAPVWGGLLPKVTLACEVIPEAIKIQAFGRRPLLPRSVQQLTMPPYTAYSSADGETLSERDVTGGEEYGTEVAGVDGMGVPDGQGWEVWDEEMAEEEEAEDEVLKEDDIEDWSD; from the exons ATGGGCAGCCTCACCTCC ttcCAGCCGACCCTCAACTTCCCCAAGTTATCCGAGAGCGTGCCGGCCCGCGTCGCACCCAGAAAGGAGGAAGATGCGCGCCGCATgccaccgcctcctcttcccaaAACTCGCTCGACACCACTGCTCAGGGATAATGGCAAGACGAAGCGAGACGAagcgatggacgaggacgtgatcgagctcatcgacagtgacgatgacgatCCAAGGAAGCGGTCATTGG AGAGTGAAGATAAACGCAAGCCCGAAGCCATGTGGTCGGAGTTGTACAAGCCGGTCTTACAG AGCGAACTCGCCCCAGGGAAGGCACGGGTTGAGAGCGTACGCGACTGGCTGTACCAAGCAATCCATGGGATGCCTGAGGCTGCCGCGCTCAAAGGCGATCGACCCAGTCAGATGCTGCGTGATCGTGTACGCAAGTATCGG CGGATTCTGCTCGTCACCGGGCCAGCGGGCATCGGGAAGACTACGACTGTGCAACTACTCGCACGCTCATTGGGCGTCGACCTTGTTGAGTGGACCGACAGCGTGGACGAGCGAGGGCTTGGAGGATATG acgTCGAGTCCAGCCTCAACAAGCTCActtccttcctctcgcGCAATTCGTATGCACCATTGCCGACTTCTGAACACTCCCGACCATCACGACCACGCGTGCTCCTCATGACGTCGTTGCCGAACCTCTCCCATTATCCGACACGAGAAGGTTTCCAcaccgccctcctccagtTCTGCAAGAGTTTcacctcgacgacatgcccgctcgtcatcgtctACAGCGAcgctggagctggaggacgagcagaAGAGAGCTGGCGCGAGCGTGACCGAGGCGGACTAGAGAGCGCGGCGGACCTCgtggggagggaggttATGGGTACTGCATGGTGTTCTGAGATTGA ATTCCTCCCACTAGCGCCGACGTTTCTCAAGAAAGCAATCAGCCGCGTACTAGATCTCGCGATTGAGGACCCGTCACAACGCCCAGAACCGGCAGCCGTGCAGCTCATCGGGCTCACATGTAATGGCGACCTCCGGTCGGCTATCAATTCCTTACAGCTGCTGTGTACAGGTCGAACATTGCAGACcctcaagaagcgcaagacTGGCAAGCAAGAGAAGCGCGGACGAGCAACCGGCAAAGGCAGCCGGGGCGGTCGTGGcgccaaagtcgacgtCAGCGAGGAAATCCGTGCCGC cctAGACTCAGTGACGCGACAAGAGCAGTCGCTTAACCTGTTTCATGCTCTGGGCAAGGTGTTGTACAACAAGC GTGTGGGGGATCCGAACTGGGAGaaagaggatgaggaggcaAAGCAAGCTGTTGAGAACCTCCGACCACCGGATCCACTTCCGGACCACCTGTTCGAGTTCGAGCGTCGCGCATCGATGGTGCAGATGAAT GCATTCGTCCCCACCATCCCCGTCGACGCGTCTACCTTCGCGCTATGGATTCACCAGAACGTGCCTAACTTTTGCACAGAGATAGAGGAGCTCTCGGCAATCTTAGACGACTTCTGTGTTGCCGATCTCATGCGGACTGAGGACGATATT TGGCAGTCCAGCCCACAAGCTATCTCGTATGCTCTGCAAATGACTGTGCGAGGAACATTGATGGGTCTTCCATCGCCGGTACCGCG GTCCAACCAAAAGGTTACCAAACCGCAGTTCTTCGAGACCTTCCGTAACGAGCGCGACAACGGCAAGAGGGTGGACGAGGCCGCAGCCCACATGGCCAAGAAGATCGTCGCATCCAGCACGGCTGTAGCCGACGGGATTCTGGATCCTGAGCAAGCGCCCGTATGGGGTGGCTTGCTTCCCAAAGTCACTCTAGCGTGCGAGGTGATCCCAGAAGCTATCAAGATCCAAGCGTTTGGCAGAC GGCCGCTACTCCCGCGTTCTGTGCAACAACTGACGATGCCACCGTACACCGCGTACAGCTCGGCAGATGGGGAAACGCTCTCTGAGCGCGACGTGACTGGTGGTGAGGAGTACGGGACTGAAGTTGCTGGGGTGGACGGCATGGGTGTGCCTGATGGCCAAGGGTGGGAAGTATGGGATGAagagatggccgaggaagaggaggccgaAGACGAGGTGTTGAAAGAGGACGACATTGAAGACTGGTCTGACTAG
- a CDS encoding uncharacterized protein (Serine aminopeptidase, S33): protein MFGLTFSYKYLFFLRSAQPAEPVPPGLHRYWLETPRGPLELLAAEPDNATGPAIVFCHGGMGGAWVWTEYMTYLKERGVRCYAISLRGHGDSWCPNFLRMVYGTTRGDLEHDLVTAVNWVEKHTGGEVVLAGHSSGGGLSQAVLAAGKVRARGLALLGAVPAFGSMGVYMNWARIDPWFSFRMLFHLWHPNSPLSDPSLTQAAFFGSSFPAERVPAFQHRLNRFESFWWPLSMMRPFARAAQILANVSSRKVMVMAGEQDALMTPDVTRATTAYYRAESEDVEMELVEGAGHHLQNDVQWEDGAARLLKWYQAL, encoded by the exons ATGTTCGGCTTAACATTCAGCTACAAATATCTCTTCTTCCTGCGCTCCGCGCAGCCCGCCGAACCCGTGCCACCCGGATTACACCGGTACTGGCTTGAGACGCCGCGCGGCCcactcgagctcctcgcggccgagccAGATAACGCGACCGGGCCAGCAATCGTCTTCTGCCATGGTGGTATGGGCGGCGCATGGGTCTGGACAGAATACATGACCTATCTCAAGGAACGCGGGGTGCGATGTTATGCCATCTCTCTTAGGGGGCATGGTGATTCATG gtGTCCCAACTTCCTGCGTATGGTGTATGGGACAACGCGCGGCGACCTGGAACACGACCTCGTGACCGCCGTCAACTGGGTCGAGAAACAcacgggcggcgaggtcgtgtTAGCCGGCCActcgagcggcggcggcctctCACAGGCCGTCCTGGCTGCCGGGAAAGTACGAGCCCGCGGACTCGCGCTCCTGGGTGCCGTGCCCGCCTTTGGATC AATGGGCGTGTATATGAACTGGGCTCGCATTGACCCATGGTTCTCCTTCCGCATGCTCTTCCACCTCTGGCACCCCAACTCGCCCCTCTCAGACCCCTCCCTAACCCAGGCGGCATTCTTTGGCTCATCTTTCCCAGCTGAACGGGTCCCCGCATTCCAGCACAGACTGAACCGCTTCGAGAGCTTCTGGTGGCCGCTGTCAATGATGCGGCCGTTCGCCCGCGCAGCCCagatcctcgccaacgtcTCGTCGCGCAAAGTCATGGTCATGGCGGGCGAGCAGGACGCGCTTATGACTCCAGATGTCACCCGCGCAACGACGGCGTATTACCgcgccgagagcgaggacgtcgagatgGAACTGGTGGAGGGAGCAGGACACCACCTCCAGAACGACGTGCAGTGGGAAGATggggcggcgcgcctcCTCAAATGGTACCAAGCACTCTGA